The following coding sequences are from one Candidatus Aquicultor sp. window:
- a CDS encoding nitroreductase family protein, with translation MALRSMEARRTIRKFTDEPVSDQQITELLLAAMYAPSAWGKRSWEFIVVDNEPLKKEIGTLTPYSAQAASAPIDILVLADKTASNSWIEDASVAAEHINLAAAKMGLGSSWIQVRGMQHNTEDAETYARKLLQIPDNFGICCIIAVGYPAEKKSPHRSGEYDREKVHFNRFGDREIA, from the coding sequence ATGGCTTTGCGTTCTATGGAAGCCCGCAGAACAATTCGTAAGTTTACCGACGAGCCTGTAAGCGATCAGCAGATCACGGAATTATTACTTGCGGCGATGTACGCCCCGTCTGCATGGGGTAAGAGATCATGGGAATTCATTGTAGTTGACAATGAACCCTTAAAGAAAGAAATTGGAACATTGACACCATACTCGGCGCAGGCCGCATCGGCTCCGATAGATATTCTTGTCTTGGCGGATAAAACGGCATCGAATTCCTGGATCGAAGATGCCTCCGTTGCGGCCGAGCACATAAACCTTGCGGCAGCCAAGATGGGCCTTGGAAGTTCATGGATACAAGTCCGTGGTATGCAACATAATACTGAAGATGCCGAAACCTACGCGCGAAAGTTGCTCCAAATTCCAGATAATTTTGGTATTTGCTGCATAATCGCTGTGGGTTATCCCGCAGAGAAAAAATCACCGCATCGTTCCGGCGAGTACGATCGCGAGAAAGTGCATTTCAACCGCTTCGGCGATCGGGAAATTGCGTAA
- the secG gene encoding preprotein translocase subunit SecG, with protein MIVLVEIIHAILAVGLIVAILLHSGKGTGLSSAFGGALPTTFSGTSIIEKNLNRITVGIASGFGVTSLILYYVSQKGGL; from the coding sequence GTGATCGTATTAGTTGAAATTATCCATGCGATTCTCGCAGTAGGGCTTATAGTGGCCATTCTGCTTCATTCAGGCAAGGGCACCGGCTTATCAAGCGCATTTGGCGGCGCGTTGCCGACTACCTTTTCGGGCACAAGCATTATCGAGAAGAACTTAAACCGCATAACGGTTGGGATTGCATCCGGGTTTGGCGTTACATCGCTGATCTTGTACTATGTCAGCCAAAAAGGCGGTCTGTAA
- the gpmI gene encoding 2,3-bisphosphoglycerate-independent phosphoglycerate mutase, whose product METSSNIAEQKRPRPVVVCILDGWGENPDKVGNAIADANTPNLDRYRAEFPFTTLGAAGEAVGLPEGQMGNSEVGHLNLGAGRVVYQDITRIGKSIRDGDFFTNKVLIEAMDQAKNKGKAVHLLGLLSNGGVHSMDTHLFALIDLAKMRGVEKLFVHAFLDGRDVPPQSALTYIAELEDKMAQVGIGQIAAIMGRYYAMDRDNRWERVKRAYDAMVRGRGKAAYSAAQAVQQSYDEGVVDEFVEPTVILDKATNEPLATIKDDDSVIFFNFRSDRAREITRAFIHEDFTGFDRGIHPHMHYVCMTQYDATFNAPIAFPPQELDNILADVLATHKLRQLHTAETEKYAHVTFFFNGGVETPKEGEDRVLVQSPKVATYDLKPEMSAFEVTDVVVDAIKSGVYDFIVVNYANGDMVGHTGVFEAAIRAVEVVDQCAGRVVETTRAEGGVIFITADHGNADKMLDFVHHQAFTAHTTNRVPFYAIMSGDFTLRADGILADVAPTVLDVMHVEKPGQMTGKSLIERK is encoded by the coding sequence TTGGAAACAAGTAGTAATATAGCCGAACAAAAACGCCCCAGGCCGGTTGTCGTGTGCATTCTTGACGGCTGGGGCGAAAATCCGGATAAGGTGGGCAACGCGATTGCCGATGCCAACACGCCAAACCTGGACCGTTACCGCGCCGAGTTTCCATTTACAACCCTTGGCGCCGCGGGCGAAGCGGTAGGATTACCGGAGGGCCAGATGGGCAACTCCGAGGTAGGGCACTTAAACCTCGGGGCAGGACGTGTCGTCTACCAGGATATCACCCGCATCGGCAAGTCAATCCGAGACGGGGATTTCTTTACCAATAAAGTTCTTATTGAGGCAATGGATCAGGCCAAAAATAAAGGTAAAGCGGTTCACCTTTTGGGTCTACTCTCGAACGGCGGTGTTCACAGCATGGATACGCACTTATTTGCGCTGATCGATCTCGCTAAGATGCGTGGCGTCGAGAAGCTCTTTGTCCATGCGTTTCTCGATGGTCGCGACGTGCCTCCACAGAGCGCGCTCACGTATATTGCCGAACTTGAGGATAAGATGGCCCAAGTTGGAATCGGGCAGATAGCAGCCATAATGGGCAGGTACTATGCCATGGACCGTGATAACCGCTGGGAGAGGGTCAAGCGAGCATATGACGCCATGGTGCGCGGGCGGGGTAAGGCCGCATATTCCGCAGCTCAAGCCGTTCAGCAATCCTACGATGAGGGCGTTGTCGACGAGTTTGTGGAACCAACGGTGATTCTCGATAAAGCTACAAACGAGCCGCTAGCCACAATAAAGGACGACGATTCGGTTATATTTTTTAATTTCCGGTCCGACCGTGCCCGGGAAATCACCAGGGCCTTTATCCATGAGGATTTTACCGGTTTTGACCGGGGAATACACCCTCACATGCATTACGTCTGCATGACGCAGTACGATGCCACATTTAATGCGCCGATCGCGTTTCCGCCTCAAGAGCTCGACAATATTCTTGCCGATGTCCTAGCGACGCACAAGCTTCGCCAGCTCCATACAGCCGAAACCGAGAAATACGCCCACGTTACGTTCTTTTTTAACGGCGGGGTAGAGACCCCGAAAGAAGGCGAGGACCGGGTGCTCGTACAATCTCCAAAGGTGGCAACCTATGATCTGAAACCGGAGATGAGTGCATTTGAGGTCACCGATGTTGTTGTTGATGCAATAAAGTCGGGCGTGTATGATTTCATAGTTGTTAACTATGCAAACGGCGATATGGTCGGACACACCGGGGTGTTTGAAGCAGCCATACGGGCCGTTGAGGTGGTTGACCAGTGTGCCGGTAGAGTTGTTGAGACAACTCGCGCAGAAGGCGGCGTAATTTTCATAACAGCCGATCACGGCAACGCCGATAAGATGCTTGATTTTGTACATCACCAAGCGTTTACAGCGCACACGACAAACCGTGTGCCGTTTTACGCCATTATGAGCGGTGATTTTACGTTACGCGCCGATGGCATTCTGGCGGATGTCGCTCCAACGGTTCTTGATGTTATGCATGTCGAAAAACCTGGACAAATGACCGGCAAGTCGCTTATAGAGCGGAAATAA
- the tpiA gene encoding triose-phosphate isomerase, with the protein MQGKRRIIAGNWKMYKTPREAVELVQALEDKLDGMDVFNDMVSGVEVIVCPPSTDLKSVYTVFWQDKPPIKLGAQNMFWEEEGAYTGEISPLMLKDLDCKYVIIGHSERRMYFGETDETVNKKVKSALAHDITPIMCCGESLQQRQAGQANSFIGSQINGGTDGLTAEDMQDVIIAYEPIWAIGTGKTALPDDAESIINTIRKTLAAKFGDDVAAMVPVLYGGSVKPGNIADFMAQPGINGALVGGASLDAESFAGIIKNAK; encoded by the coding sequence ATGCAGGGTAAACGCAGGATTATAGCTGGCAACTGGAAGATGTATAAAACACCTCGGGAAGCTGTAGAACTGGTCCAGGCGCTCGAGGATAAGCTCGACGGGATGGATGTGTTTAACGATATGGTAAGCGGTGTAGAGGTTATCGTCTGCCCGCCGTCCACCGATTTGAAAAGCGTATACACCGTTTTCTGGCAGGATAAACCGCCGATCAAGCTCGGTGCGCAGAACATGTTTTGGGAAGAAGAGGGCGCATATACGGGTGAGATCTCACCGCTCATGCTCAAAGATCTCGACTGCAAGTATGTAATCATCGGTCATTCAGAGCGTCGCATGTATTTTGGGGAAACCGACGAGACGGTTAACAAGAAGGTGAAGTCGGCCCTCGCGCACGACATTACACCGATCATGTGCTGTGGCGAATCGCTTCAGCAGCGACAAGCAGGGCAGGCTAACTCGTTTATCGGATCGCAGATAAACGGTGGCACCGATGGGTTAACTGCCGAGGATATGCAGGATGTAATCATCGCATACGAGCCGATTTGGGCGATCGGTACCGGCAAAACCGCACTTCCGGACGATGCGGAAAGCATCATCAATACGATCCGAAAAACACTTGCTGCAAAATTTGGCGATGATGTGGCCGCTATGGTGCCTGTGCTGTATGGCGGTAGCGTAAAGCCCGGCAATATTGCTGATTTTATGGCTCAACCTGGCATCAACGGTGCACTTGTCGGCGGAGCCAGTCTCGATGCGGAGAGTTTTGCCGGCATTATTAAGAATGCGAAATAG
- a CDS encoding GlsB/YeaQ/YmgE family stress response membrane protein, whose amino-acid sequence MSILAWIILGLIAGAIAKLLIPGKQPGGVITTVFLGIVGAVIGGYIGKAINGSSITGINTTSIVLAVIGAIVILAIWAAIFGKH is encoded by the coding sequence TTGAGTATTCTAGCTTGGATTATTCTCGGTCTTATCGCCGGGGCCATTGCCAAACTTCTTATCCCGGGTAAACAACCGGGCGGTGTGATTACCACGGTATTTCTTGGTATTGTTGGCGCAGTAATCGGTGGCTACATCGGGAAAGCCATCAACGGCAGCAGTATAACAGGTATTAACACCACGAGCATCGTGTTGGCTGTAATTGGCGCGATCGTAATTCTTGCCATTTGGGCCGCAATTTTTGGAAAACACTAA
- the ubiE gene encoding bifunctional demethylmenaquinone methyltransferase/2-methoxy-6-polyprenyl-1,4-benzoquinol methylase UbiE: MTETTKPYAKKAIKPPERVRDMFDIIAQRYDLLNHLMSFGQDKKWRTLAAQNTGAAAGSKVLDACTGTGDLAFALRSITGAEITGVDFSQDMLEKAKEKAEKAGIESGITFIAASVDQLPFDDNSFDAITIGWGLRNTPGYKAVLAEFCRVTKPGGTLVCLESNQPEDALLRAGYRAYLSIVVPLIGRLASNNYEAYKYLSDSIQVFPPQKELVKMMKEAGWAEVNYRNFMFGAVAMHVATKS; encoded by the coding sequence ATGACTGAAACCACGAAACCTTATGCCAAAAAAGCCATTAAACCACCTGAGCGTGTGCGCGATATGTTTGATATCATCGCTCAACGCTACGACCTGCTAAATCATCTTATGTCATTCGGCCAGGATAAGAAATGGCGTACGCTCGCCGCGCAAAATACCGGTGCTGCGGCAGGTTCTAAAGTGCTTGATGCATGTACCGGAACCGGTGACCTTGCGTTCGCACTCAGGTCGATAACAGGGGCGGAAATTACCGGCGTTGATTTTAGCCAGGATATGCTCGAAAAGGCAAAAGAAAAGGCTGAGAAGGCCGGCATCGAGTCGGGCATTACCTTTATTGCCGCCTCGGTCGATCAACTGCCTTTTGATGACAATTCTTTTGATGCAATTACGATAGGGTGGGGTCTTCGAAACACCCCCGGTTATAAAGCGGTGCTTGCTGAATTTTGCCGGGTCACGAAACCTGGCGGCACACTCGTCTGCTTAGAGTCAAATCAACCTGAGGATGCGCTCCTCCGAGCCGGATACCGCGCATACCTATCGATTGTTGTGCCGCTCATAGGAAGGCTTGCGTCGAATAATTACGAGGCTTATAAGTATCTATCCGATAGCATTCAGGTATTTCCGCCACAAAAAGAGCTCGTGAAGATGATGAAAGAAGCAGGTTGGGCTGAAGTGAACTATCGCAATTTCATGTTTGGTGCGGTTGCTATGCATGTCGCAACGAAATCCTAG
- a CDS encoding ATP-dependent RecD-like DNA helicase, giving the protein MEKNQLSFNGKDTIKTTLEGALEHFVYANEENGWSVVRVAIRGYRELVTAVGNLIGVQPGENIRMNGCWITDRKYGEQFRVESYTTVKPATLVGIEKYLGSGMIKGIGPVMASRMVKSFGLETLEIIEEQPERLTEVDGIGAVRADRICTAWQEQKEIKYVMLFLQSHGVTTTYAIKIYKYYGNKAIDVVSDNPYRLAVDIFGIGFKTADKIAANLGIEPTSPQRAEAGILHTLGEVSEDGHVCCPRRMLVERATKVLEIDENMIDRAIDELLAQGLVAAEPVPETDSRFSDVNTGFSTGSQNELIYLRSLYASEVGAVQQIERLLTAEGKSVDIDSEKAIAWFEKKFRINLAEQQKQAIRHAMQAKVMVITGGPGTGKTTLINGIIQILARKEHTVLLAAPTGRAAKRLSEATRMEAKTIHRLLEFSPRSFSFERNRENPLETDILILDEVSMVDIVLFYNVLKALPSQAQLILVGDIDQLPSVGPGNVLRDIIASGSTDVIRLTQVFRQAQESMIVTNAHKVNSGNMPYETAQGSKGDFYIIERENPEDVLRTIKSLIAKNIPKSFKFKPHDMQVLTPMHMGLVGTSNLNKELQELLNPRGESITRGNRVFRVGDRVMQIRNNYDIDVYNGDIGTIQAVDHVERLITVNFDDRRVAYEHSELDELVLAYACSVHKSQGSEYPVVILPLHTQHYMMLQRNLLYTAITRGKKLVVIVGSKKALAIAVRNNKIQERFTYLSERLSALNIACEQ; this is encoded by the coding sequence ATGGAAAAAAATCAGTTATCCTTTAACGGTAAAGACACAATTAAAACAACATTGGAAGGTGCCCTGGAGCACTTCGTCTACGCCAACGAAGAAAACGGTTGGAGCGTTGTGCGCGTTGCCATTCGTGGTTACCGAGAGCTCGTCACCGCAGTCGGCAACCTTATCGGCGTTCAACCGGGTGAGAACATCAGGATGAACGGCTGCTGGATAACCGACCGAAAATACGGTGAGCAATTTAGAGTTGAGTCCTATACGACGGTAAAACCGGCAACACTGGTCGGCATCGAGAAGTATCTCGGCTCCGGCATGATTAAGGGTATCGGGCCGGTCATGGCGTCTCGCATGGTAAAGAGCTTTGGTCTTGAGACACTCGAAATTATCGAAGAGCAACCCGAACGCCTCACTGAAGTCGACGGCATAGGCGCGGTCCGCGCCGACCGGATATGTACCGCCTGGCAGGAGCAAAAAGAGATAAAATACGTTATGCTCTTTTTGCAGTCGCATGGCGTAACAACAACTTATGCTATTAAGATATATAAATACTACGGAAACAAAGCAATCGATGTGGTAAGCGATAATCCGTACCGCCTGGCGGTTGATATTTTCGGCATCGGCTTTAAGACCGCCGATAAAATCGCCGCTAACCTTGGAATCGAACCCACTTCGCCACAACGCGCGGAAGCCGGTATTCTGCATACGTTAGGCGAGGTCAGTGAGGACGGTCACGTCTGCTGCCCGCGCCGTATGTTGGTCGAGCGCGCCACGAAAGTGCTGGAGATCGATGAGAACATGATCGATCGGGCAATCGATGAATTGCTTGCCCAGGGGCTTGTTGCGGCTGAGCCCGTGCCCGAGACGGACTCCCGCTTTAGTGATGTAAACACCGGGTTTTCGACAGGTTCCCAAAATGAGCTGATCTACTTGCGCTCGCTTTATGCTTCAGAAGTTGGTGCGGTTCAACAGATTGAGCGACTGCTCACAGCGGAAGGGAAATCCGTCGATATCGATAGTGAAAAAGCGATAGCGTGGTTTGAGAAAAAGTTTCGTATAAATCTAGCCGAGCAGCAAAAGCAGGCGATACGCCACGCTATGCAAGCCAAAGTCATGGTCATTACCGGCGGACCAGGTACGGGGAAAACCACTCTGATTAACGGTATCATTCAGATTCTTGCACGGAAAGAGCACACCGTTTTGTTGGCCGCTCCAACCGGACGTGCGGCGAAACGCCTGAGCGAAGCCACCCGGATGGAGGCAAAAACCATTCACCGCTTGCTCGAATTTAGCCCGCGCTCGTTTAGCTTTGAACGGAATCGAGAGAATCCCCTGGAAACCGATATTCTCATTCTCGATGAAGTATCGATGGTCGATATTGTTCTCTTTTACAATGTGCTCAAAGCGCTGCCGTCTCAAGCCCAATTAATTCTCGTCGGTGATATCGACCAGCTTCCTTCAGTGGGTCCCGGAAACGTGTTGCGCGATATTATTGCGTCGGGCAGCACCGACGTCATCCGCCTCACGCAAGTTTTTCGCCAGGCGCAGGAAAGTATGATCGTGACTAATGCGCACAAGGTTAATTCGGGGAACATGCCGTATGAAACGGCACAAGGCTCTAAGGGCGATTTCTATATAATCGAGCGGGAGAACCCGGAGGATGTCTTAAGGACGATCAAAAGCCTGATCGCAAAAAATATACCGAAGAGCTTTAAGTTCAAACCGCACGATATGCAGGTGCTGACTCCGATGCATATGGGCCTTGTCGGCACGTCAAACTTGAACAAAGAGCTCCAGGAGCTTTTAAACCCGCGCGGTGAATCAATTACCAGGGGCAACCGAGTATTTCGTGTCGGCGACCGCGTCATGCAGATACGCAATAATTACGACATCGATGTCTATAACGGCGACATCGGCACGATCCAAGCGGTCGATCACGTTGAACGGCTCATAACGGTAAACTTTGACGACCGGCGCGTGGCGTACGAACACTCTGAACTCGACGAGTTGGTTCTGGCCTACGCGTGCTCGGTGCACAAATCGCAGGGGAGTGAGTATCCGGTCGTTATTCTTCCGCTTCACACCCAGCACTACATGATGCTCCAGCGCAACTTACTCTATACCGCGATCACCAGGGGAAAGAAGCTTGTAGTAATTGTAGGCAGCAAGAAGGCGCTCGCGATAGCGGTAAGAAATAATAAGATTCAGGAACGCTTTACATATCTATCCGAACGGTTGTCTGCGTTAAACATAGCGTGTGAGCAATAG
- a CDS encoding peptide ABC transporter substrate-binding protein, producing MKKLLSRLLPVLLIVVSLAAILVGSYIDIKSNQKSVKKTSKSVSSFRPERGGTVTIGVEKEPTTLNPFMPAGTTMATKLVTSNILWGLLAQTPQLSYAPRIAERVPTVENGLVTTNPFTVTYDIREDASWSDGVAITPEDVKFTWAVIMDPNKQIADRSGYDKILRIDTPYEKTVRIVFKEPYARYKELFTTYPILPKHKLEGHNIDQDLNDILSFASGPYRFSEWKHGDHLTLERNPGYWEKEPYLDKVVFKFIPKPAEQIKQLTKRKLDVIIPAFDKASGKRLSKLKSIKIDASTGLVWEQLGFNLSKPPLTEPNVRAAIAYAIDRRELSKAVLGIPEVLQSMIMPEQQPFYTPAWRKYTYNPTLAQQYLTKAGYHRGGDGIFERAGTELTVTLSTTAGDPSREAAARVLENDLERVGIRLKVRSVPASDFLNRQLPDGDFQMGLWAWFSDPELDLAPFFAANQVPPTGQNYYRYANPDVTQLLYATQTTLEQDKLRSAFRTIQEQISNDIVLIPLYQRIELIAYNNKVHGIINNTTLEGPLWNLNNWWIPSK from the coding sequence TTGAAAAAACTGCTATCACGGCTACTCCCGGTTTTATTAATTGTCGTCTCGCTCGCTGCGATTCTCGTAGGCAGCTATATAGATATCAAAAGCAACCAAAAGTCTGTTAAGAAGACGAGCAAGAGCGTGTCGTCGTTTCGCCCTGAAAGAGGGGGCACGGTGACCATTGGCGTTGAGAAAGAACCAACAACGCTCAATCCGTTTATGCCGGCGGGCACTACGATGGCGACAAAACTTGTTACATCAAACATTTTATGGGGCTTGCTCGCTCAGACTCCGCAGTTGAGCTATGCGCCGCGCATAGCCGAGCGGGTTCCTACGGTTGAGAACGGTTTGGTTACCACGAATCCGTTTACGGTTACTTACGATATCAGGGAAGACGCATCGTGGAGCGATGGGGTTGCGATCACCCCTGAAGATGTTAAGTTCACCTGGGCGGTTATCATGGATCCGAATAAGCAGATAGCGGACCGCTCCGGCTATGATAAGATCTTGCGCATCGATACACCGTATGAGAAAACGGTCAGAATCGTCTTTAAGGAGCCGTATGCACGCTATAAAGAGCTGTTCACAACCTACCCGATATTACCTAAACATAAACTAGAGGGTCACAATATAGACCAGGACCTCAATGATATACTTTCTTTCGCGAGCGGTCCTTATAGATTTAGCGAATGGAAGCACGGCGATCACCTGACCCTTGAGCGTAATCCCGGGTACTGGGAAAAAGAGCCGTATCTCGACAAAGTCGTCTTTAAATTCATACCGAAGCCCGCCGAACAAATCAAACAACTTACCAAACGCAAGCTTGATGTTATTATTCCGGCATTCGACAAAGCTTCCGGCAAGCGTTTAAGTAAGCTCAAGAGTATCAAGATAGACGCTTCTACCGGTCTGGTATGGGAACAGCTCGGGTTTAATCTATCAAAACCCCCGCTTACCGAGCCTAACGTTCGTGCAGCGATCGCATATGCTATAGATCGCAGAGAGCTCTCGAAAGCCGTTTTAGGCATACCCGAAGTACTGCAGAGCATGATCATGCCCGAACAACAACCGTTTTATACTCCCGCATGGCGCAAGTATACCTATAACCCCACCTTAGCCCAGCAGTATCTAACAAAAGCAGGGTACCATAGAGGCGGTGACGGTATATTTGAGCGGGCGGGAACGGAACTAACGGTGACGTTGAGCACGACCGCCGGCGACCCCTCTCGAGAAGCGGCTGCTCGTGTATTAGAAAATGATCTTGAGCGGGTCGGCATACGGCTTAAGGTGAGAAGTGTACCGGCGTCTGATTTTCTGAACAGGCAACTTCCAGACGGTGATTTTCAGATGGGGCTATGGGCTTGGTTTTCCGACCCCGAACTCGACCTCGCACCGTTTTTCGCAGCGAATCAAGTGCCGCCGACCGGGCAGAACTACTATCGTTATGCCAACCCCGACGTAACGCAATTGCTCTACGCAACGCAGACGACGCTGGAGCAAGACAAGCTTCGAAGCGCATTCAGAACTATACAAGAGCAAATTAGCAATGATATTGTATTAATCCCGCTATATCAGCGTATTGAGCTCATTGCATATAATAACAAGGTTCATGGAATAATAAATAACACAACCTTAGAAGGGCCACTTTGGAATTTAAACAATTGGTGGATTCCTTCAAAATAA
- a CDS encoding CBS domain-containing protein translates to MHVQDIMVAELVTIRSTTTIANAAAVMLQRGAALLFVTHGDRLLGVITDSDILYDVVAQGFPTDRKVWEFMELNPPVANPEMDIIELISIMDKYRLTRLPVVDNGKLIASVTLADIAEKLDLM, encoded by the coding sequence ATGCACGTTCAAGATATTATGGTCGCTGAGTTAGTAACAATCAGATCAACCACGACAATTGCAAACGCTGCGGCAGTGATGCTGCAGCGCGGAGCCGCACTTCTCTTCGTCACCCATGGTGACCGTTTACTTGGAGTCATCACCGATTCCGATATTCTGTATGATGTTGTAGCACAGGGCTTTCCAACCGATAGGAAAGTGTGGGAATTCATGGAGCTTAATCCGCCGGTTGCAAACCCGGAGATGGATATTATCGAGCTCATTTCGATAATGGATAAATACCGCCTCACAAGGCTCCCCGTGGTCGATAACGGCAAGCTCATTGCGTCAGTTACGCTTGCCGATATTGCCGAGAAACTCGATCTTATGTAG
- a CDS encoding FprA family A-type flavoprotein codes for MGAVELKDGVYWVGALDWSIRDFHGYETPRGTSYNNYLIMDEEITLIDTVKYTFAKETITHIKRIVDPVKIKHLVINHIENDHVTSIDKILEIAPTATVYMTEKGKNGLARFFDISKWNIKTVKTGDTLAIGKRTLLFMETPMLHWPDSMMTYIKEDKILFSQDGFGQHIASAARFDDEYIESESEADLEDAIVDYYSNILMPFGQLIKNKIAEIQKLELEIDMIAPDHGVIWRQGPDKILQRYLGLATGKADLRVAIIYDTMWQSTELMIEPISQGIMDEGVDCKVIKLRATAMSVAIKELYKSRGFLIGTPTLNNLMFPTLSAFLTYLRGLRPKNRIAGAFGSYGWGKGGVKGVYEEIDKIGLEKFEPGMEVQFRPQAEDHEQVYNWGREFAQKVKEYHQNF; via the coding sequence ATGGGTGCTGTTGAGTTAAAAGATGGTGTGTACTGGGTTGGAGCGCTCGATTGGTCGATTCGTGATTTTCACGGCTATGAAACGCCGCGAGGTACCAGCTACAACAACTACTTGATTATGGATGAGGAAATCACGCTTATCGATACGGTAAAGTACACCTTCGCCAAAGAAACAATCACACATATTAAAAGAATCGTCGATCCAGTGAAAATCAAACATCTGGTCATTAACCATATCGAAAACGACCATGTCACAAGCATAGATAAGATTCTCGAGATAGCGCCGACGGCAACCGTTTATATGACCGAGAAGGGTAAAAACGGCCTTGCTCGCTTCTTCGACATCTCAAAGTGGAACATAAAAACCGTAAAAACAGGGGATACCCTTGCAATCGGTAAGCGGACGCTACTGTTTATGGAAACCCCGATGCTCCACTGGCCCGACTCGATGATGACCTATATCAAGGAAGATAAGATACTGTTCAGCCAGGATGGATTCGGCCAGCATATCGCTTCAGCCGCGCGCTTCGACGATGAGTATATCGAGAGTGAATCCGAGGCTGATCTGGAAGACGCAATCGTCGATTATTACTCAAACATCCTTATGCCGTTCGGCCAGCTCATAAAGAATAAAATTGCAGAGATACAAAAGCTCGAGCTGGAAATCGACATGATCGCGCCAGATCACGGCGTTATCTGGCGCCAAGGCCCGGATAAAATCCTGCAGAGGTACCTTGGCCTTGCTACCGGCAAAGCCGATCTGCGTGTCGCGATTATCTACGATACCATGTGGCAGAGTACCGAGCTCATGATTGAGCCGATTTCACAGGGCATTATGGACGAAGGTGTTGATTGCAAGGTCATCAAACTAAGGGCTACGGCAATGAGCGTTGCAATAAAAGAACTCTATAAGTCACGGGGCTTTTTAATCGGGACACCGACGCTCAACAATCTGATGTTTCCAACGCTCAGCGCATTTCTAACATACTTGCGAGGGCTGCGGCCGAAGAACCGGATTGCCGGTGCGTTTGGCAGCTACGGTTGGGGCAAAGGCGGTGTTAAGGGCGTTTATGAGGAGATCGATAAAATAGGTCTTGAGAAATTTGAACCCGGGATGGAAGTCCAGTTTAGGCCGCAGGCAGAGGATCACGAACAGGTCTACAACTGGGGCCGTGAATTTGCCCAAAAAGTAAAAGAGTACCACCAGAATTTCTAG